Proteins from one Calonectris borealis unplaced genomic scaffold, bCalBor7.hap1.2 HAP1_SCAFFOLD_35, whole genome shotgun sequence genomic window:
- the LOC142076167 gene encoding olfactory receptor 14A16-like, protein MSNGSSITQFLLLAFADTRELQLLHFWLFLGIYLAALLGNGLIITAIACDHRLHTPMYFFLLNLSLLDLGSISTTVPKAMVNSLWDTRDISYAGCAAQLFFFLFLITAEYFLLTVMAYDRYVAICKPLHYGTLLGSRACVHMAAAAWASGFLYALLHTANTFSLPLCHGNAVDQFFCEIPQILKLSCSHSYLREVGLIAVSVCLAFGCFVFIVVSYVEIFRAVLRIPSEQGRHKAFSTCLPHLVVVSLFISTGIFANVKPPSISSPVVNLVVSFLYSVVPPAVNPLIYSMRNQELKDALWKLAQWTLFHRQ, encoded by the coding sequence atgtccaacggcagctccatcacccagttcctcctcctggccttcgcagacacgcgggagctgcagctcttgcacttctggctcttcctgggcatctacctggctgccctcctgggcaacggcctcatcatcaccgccatagcctgcgaccaccgcctgcacacccccatgtacttcttcctcctcaacctctccctcctcgacctgggctccatctccaccactgttcccaaagccatggtcaattccctctgggacaccagggacatctcctacgcaggatgtgctgcacagctctttttctttctcttcttgatcacagcagagtattttcttctcactgtcatggcctacgaccgctacgttgccatctgcaaacccctgcactacgggaccctcctgggcagcagagcttgtgtccacatggcagcagctgcctgggccagtgggtttctctatgctctcctgcacacggccaatacattttcgctacccctctgccacggcaatgctgtggaccagttcttctgtgaaatcccccagatcctcaagctctcctgctcacactcctacctcagggaggttgggcttattgcggttagtgtctgtttagcatttgggtgttttgttttcattgtggtgtcctatgtggagatcttcagggccgtgctgaggatcccctctgagcagggacggcacaaagccttttccacgtgcctccctcacctggtcgtggtctccctctttatcagcactggcatatttgccaacgtgaagcccccctccatctcctccccagttgTAAATCTCGTGGTATCATTTCtctactcagtggtgcctccagcagtgaaccccctcatctacagcatgaggaaccaggagctcaaggatgccctatggaaactggcccagtggacgctgtttcaccgacaataa